The following are from one region of the Lepeophtheirus salmonis chromosome 8, UVic_Lsal_1.4, whole genome shotgun sequence genome:
- the LOC121122783 gene encoding uncharacterized protein, giving the protein MSRSGSRYPSAYGHTPTYRSYRSSNYPSALSTNSSAATAASSLLSEPLGLHHHHHHYADLDSYPSALTSGSSLTSRNNNSSTMSSSKVQSFSSSYSSTAADGGRPVVEYSNDSTYKSSALGDSGIPRSSYAHNSSSYSSENPLKNRVSSYSYNI; this is encoded by the exons ATGTCAAGATCCGGCTCACGTTATCCCTCTGCTTACGGCCACACCCCCACCTATAGAAGCTACAGATCATCCAATTATCCCTCTGCACTCTCTACAAACAGTTCAGCCGCTACTGCCGCTTCTTCCTTATTGTCGGAGCCCCTTGGTTTGCATCATCACCACCATCATTATGCTGATTTGGATTCCTATCCCTCTGCTCTCACCAGTGGGTCCAGTTTGACCTCCAGAAACAACAACTCTTCGACCATGTCCTCCTCAAAG GTTCAATCTTTTTCGTCAAGCTATAGCAGCACCGCAGCAGATGGTGGGAGACCAGTAGTGGAATACTCCAATGACTCAACTTATAAATCCTCTGCTCTTGGGGACAGTGGAATACCAAGAAGCTCATACGCCCATAATTCTTCATCTTACTCCAGCGAAAACCCACTCAAGAACCGCGTTTCTTCCTATTCCTACAACATTTAA